AACCGTTTGAATGAAGATTATCGGTTATTACACGCCCTATGTCGGTTCTTTCTAGACAACTCTGGGGCAACCCATGAAAGGGGCGATCGCACGATGTTACCCTTTTTAGTTGATATGGCGAAACTGTATGAACTGTTCGTTGCTGAATGGCTCAAGGAAAACACGCCATTAGGTTTTGTCCTCAAGCAGCAATATCCAGTAACAATTGGCCAAAATCAGCGGTGTCCTATTGACCTGATACTATGCGATCGCTCGACTGGTGCAATACGTTATGTGCTGGATACAAAATATAAAGCGCCTGACAAAGTGGCGATCGCTGATATTCACCAGATGAGAAGCTATGCGATGGCGACCAAGTGTAACGAAGCGGTTTTGATCTACCCGAAACGCTTGAATGAAGTGCTGGACTCCCAAAATGATGAATTTCGGCTCCGCAGCCTAACCTTCTCCTTAGATGGCGATCTCGATCAAGCAGGTCAGAAATTCTTACAAGATTTATTTGCTGACAACCTCTCCTGATTCCTCTTAAGACTTCCTTCGGGCTATACAGCGTCTTCGCAGTTTGTTTTTTGAGCGATCGCAAAGCGTATGCCGTTTCTTAGCAGCTTTTTGACCAATATCTTCGATTCATTCCCCTAGTTTCAGCAAACCATGACGGACACCATAAAATAGCCGATTGAGCATGGTTTGTTCTTCTTCATCCAACCAATCTTTAGTGAGCAGAACAGTTTGCAGCTGGTACTGATTCACGGGAGTAATCCGGCGGGAGACGAATATCTGAGCAACTAGATCCTCGATAGTCACTTGGGTCGGAAAAAACTCAGCTGTCATGGTCAGATCAAGAATTTGATATCTCTACTCTCAGCTTTTTCCGAACCATCCCCAGTGATGCAAGCTAGAAAAAATTGTGACAACACCTTAAAAACTAAGTGATCCCGGTCATTTCTGGAGTCATGAGGAAGTGCTGTCTCAGATTTTCAAAAACCACTTTTGGCGATACATTGCGTACAGAATCGCCCACCAGAACAACAATGTCATGATGGCGAACAATAAAGAGGCGTTCATCGCTCCCGCCCAAGACACAAAGGCATTCTCATAGATCCAGTTATAAGTAGTTGGGGCGGTTTCGCCGGTTCCGACGTGGGTTTTAGCTAGGATTTTAATCAGCACAACTGAGGCGACGAACGCGAAGATAGCGTTTAACCCCATAACTTCAAACGGCTTTCCCCATCGACGGAACTTCCGCACTTCCATCAATTCATAACAAGCTGCCAGCAACAGCAACGCCCAACCAGTTGTGAAAAGCACAAAAGAACTCGTCCACAGTTTCTTGTTGATGGGAAACGTTAACCCCCACGCCCATCCAGCGACTAGGCAAGCAATGCCAAACAAGACCAAGCCGATACTGGTGCGTGACTGTACTGGTTGGGTGCGTATCCAGTCAACCGTAAAGTAGCCGGTGAGGACGGTGACAACTGCTGGAAGAGTGCTGAAAAGACCTTCAGGATCTCCCATTGAGTTGAAATTATCTCCCTTATACAGATGCGCTGTGCCAATAATCAGGCGGTCAATATAAGCGCCAAAATTCCCTTCCCTCGTTAAGACACCAGCTCCATAATCGGGAACCGGGATCAAAGACATCGCCATCCAGTACCCAATGAGTAGCAGTGCTGCGAGTACCCACTGTCCTTTGCGTGGCACGTTAAGAACTATCAGAGCAGCCACCAGGTAGGCAAGGCTAATCCGCTGCAAGACGCCCATGATGCGGATGGAGCTGAAGTCATAATTCCAGAAGCCGTTCAGCAGCAAACCAAGAATAAAAAGAATCGCCGCTCGGCGTAAAATTTGTCTATAAACATCGGCAGTAGGGCGGTTCCCTTCCGCGTATTTGGAAAGGGAAAAGGTCATTGCCCCGCCGACAATAAATAGAAAGAAGGGAAATACCAAGTCTGCCAAGGTGCAGCCGTGCCATTCTGCGTGTTCCAGGAAAGGATAAACTTGGTCGGCAACTCCCGCCTGATTAACTAAAATCATTCCCGCAATGGCAATACCTCGAAACACATCGAGCGAAGTCAAGCGCATAGTAGAGTTTCCAGAAGCAAGACATTAATAAATAACAGGGTGATAGGCATCACTCTATCGAACGAAGACGTTCATCTTGTCGCTTAGGGTAACATCACGGGGAAGGAAATCAAAATAATTCCCGATTAATTAAAGAGTTGTAGGAGCGTGATGCTAGCTCTAGCCGTTCAAGCTTATACTAGGGTCACGAAACTGCTCGATAAAATTTTGGTATCGCGAATTACTCGTACTGACCCGCAACAACTAAGCGCGGCGTTGTTGCAGGCTTTCTTGAAGGAAGTCGAACATATTCTGATGGACGGAATACTTTCCTGTGGTTGATATAGATTGCTAATGTTCAAAAATTAAGCAATTGTTTTTTAGCATTTTATTCAGTTGATTTAAGGATGATAATTTATAGCCTTACCTTAAAATAGGATAAGATAAGTCTTATCCAGAAAGATTTTTTTGTCGCAGGAGTTGGATGAAAATAGAAAAGTTTATGAAGATAGCCCTGGAAGAAGCAAAGCTAGGAGATGCTCCTTACGGTGCAGTAATTGTTAAAGACAATCAAGTAATTATTAAAGCGCACAATACTGTCGAAACGGATAATGACCCAACCGCCCATGCAGAACTTAACGCGATTCGTTGTTTAACAAAAGAAATGAAAAATCCTTCTTTAGAAGGTTATACCTTGTACACAACTTGCGAACCGTGCCCAATGTGTACAACAGCTTGTATATGGGCAGGGATATCTGAAATTATATTTGGAGCTTCCATTCAAGACTTAATTGAGGCTGGTGTTCCCCAGCTTGACTTATCTAGTGAAGAAATTATTAGAAAAGGGTTTAAGAAAATAAAAGTGACCAAAGGAATTCTAAAAGAAGAAGCTTTACAATTATTCAATCATTCATGCGGCTAGGTTAATTGGGTAAAGGCAGCTTAGCGGAGGTGTGAAAATTATTGTGACACGCTTACCCACTGATGATACCCCTTAAAAAGGGGACTTTGAGTGGTTCGGGTCCTTCCTCTTTAAGCTTCTCTAAGGCAGGGTGGTTTCATTTATTAAAAGAAAATTATGTAGCGTTGATTTTGGTTGGCGGTAGGGGCTTTTTGATTGCCATGCCCCTACAAAATGTCGCAATGCCTCGATATTTTCTAAGGGTTGTATGAAACCACCCTGCTTTTTAAACTTCCTTAGGGGGAGCGGATACTCTCGGATATTAGGAGGGACATCCTCTTCCGCAGGATTTCGTTAACGTGCCACTTCAGCAGCAATTAAAGGTAAAATTTCCAGTTTTCTAAATAAACCTTAATTCAGCTCATTTAGAAAGCATATCAATTGGCAAACCCTCTTCTGTACTGGCGAAGGTAACAGAAGAGGGTTCGCTGTGGAAAATCAAGAAAAATTAAATGGGGTGATTCCGTCTAGGAGGAAGCGTTTCAGAAGAACTAATATTTACTTTAAAGTCAATTCGTATTTTTCCTGAAATAAAGATGTAGTAATTATTAAATTTACAATTTTATTAATTTGACTTTATTCTAACTTTATTTAAATAAACGTATTCTGGTTTTAGTAAGCAGAGCATCTACAAAATAACAAGTCATGAAAAAGCTTTTGATGTTGGTAGCGATCGCGCTGTTTGTTCCATTCTTTGCCCAGCGCTCCGAAGCCGCCACGATGCTTAAGGTGTCGCAAGAATCTAAACCAGGTTTGGGTGATTTTGATAGTAATATCTTGGGGTTTGTTGACGCTTTCAGTACAAATAAAACAGCAGCCAATTACTACCAGTATAGCAAAGGTTATAATTCATCCTTTAGTAACCCAGTCCTGAGTTTAACGGCTAAGCAATCTCACCTTTTTTTTGTAGATGCTATTGATGGGCTGTCACTGTTCATCGTTCATTCTAAGCCGGGTAATCTAACAGGTGGAGCAGCTAAAATGAGCTTTAACTTGTTGGGAGATACGGCGGAATTAAAAATTGTAGACGATTTAGGTGAGGCAACTGCAAATTCCACTGGCACCGTCTTTACTTCAAATCAGAGTTGGGGAGCTTGTTGCACTGATGGTTTAGCCATTGGTTCGCTTGACAGCAATTGGGAAATGTTGGTGCAATTCACTGCGCCGCCTAGAGAGTTGAACAGATGGCAAGTGTATTCTTCATCAACCTCGGCAAATATTTCACTCTCGATGCAAACAGGGCGTCGAGTAAAATTAAACGTTGCACCCGTATCTACACCTGAGCCTTCAAGTATGACTTCCTTAGTTTTTGCCGGGTTAGCACTGGCTGTACGTCGTCGCACTCAGGGCGGTATTTTGTAATGGAGAATTTGTATTTTTTATCAGACTTCTATGTATGGGGTTAGCTTTATACAGTCAGCAATGGTTTGGATTGATAAGGTTCTATAAGCTACAAAAAATGGGAGCATCCCGCTTTTGTAAAAAAGCCACAAACGGTCAATCAATTCTAGAGTTGCTCGAGCGAGCGTCAAACTTGCGAATGATACTCGATAAAGTTGGAAAAATTTTCCTTCAGTTTTGATGGGGCATCAAAAACTGGCATCTGGAGAGTCTTGGGAATACCCCCTCCCCCTGGATTTTGAGCTGCGACCGGATCGGCTAAGATATCAAGGCACACGTAAAGGGTAACAACGTGGGGAAACGCCGGTGCAAATCCGGGGCTGTGCGGCAGCTGTAAACGAGATGACTCTCGGAAGCCAGAATGCCTACTTAGTACTACCTTCATACAGTCTAACTTCCTGCCTTGCACGGGAAAGGAGCAATCAAATTGATGCCTAGTATAAATTCAACCGATCTGATGGGACTGCAATCCCCTACTCCCCAGTCGATTCAATTGCCGCCGCTACCTTTGCGTCGTCCGTTGTTGATGGTTGGTCATGGCACCAAAGATGAGGATGGACGGCAGAGTCTTCTAGATTTTGCCGATGCGTATCAAGCGTTAGACCCGTCGCGTCCTGTTTTACCTTGTTTTCTAGAACTCACTACCCCCACGATACAGGAGGGGGTGGATCGCTGTGTAGAAGAGGGTTACACGGAACTCTCTGTATTGCCGATTTTGCTATTTGCAGCTCGACACAATAAGTTTGATGTTACGAATGAGTTAGACCGGGCAAGGGTTAGACATCCCCAGGTGAAGTTTTACTATGGGCGTCATTTTGGGATTACGCCAGGGATTTTGGATTTGTGGCGATCGCGTCTTTCGGAATTAGACCAACCCCAGTACAATCGCTCAGAAACGGTTCTGCTCTTTGTCGGTCGGGGTTCCAGCGATCCTGATGCGAACAGCGATGTTTATAAGCTTGCCCGGATTCTGTGGGAAGGTAGCGGCTACGCCACCGTTGAAACTTGCTTTATTGGCATTACCCATCCCCGTCTGGAAGAAGGGTTCCGCCGTGCTAGACTCTACGAGCCTAAACGCATTATCGTCCTACCGTACTTCCTATTTACCGGCGTCTTAGTTAAAAAGATTTTCGACATCACGGCGCAACAACAGGAGCAATACCCGGATATTTCCATGACTTGCCTACCAGAAATGGGCATTCACCCTCAGTTGTTGTCTGTATTAAGAGAACGAGAAATTGAGACGCAGTTGGGGCAAGTGCAAATGAATTGCGAAATGTGCAAATTCAGGATAGCAGCCAATAGCAACAGTAACGGGCACACTCCCGCCCACGATCATTCCCATCATGGACATGGGCATGGGCATGGGCATGGGCATGGGCATGGGCATGGGCATGGGCATGGTCACGATCATGCTCACCCTGCTGAAGATCCATACAGAAATGTAGAGCAATATCACCAAAAGATTTGGCAAGCGCCTTGAATATTTGATAAGTAGTCATTAGTCAGTTGTTATTAGTCATTGGTGTCACTCGCAAAGAACTTAGAACTAATGACTACTGACACCCAACTACTTCATTACCTAAAAACTGATGTCTAAAGAATTTGTAATTGGTGAGCGAGTCCGTGTGGTAACGTTGCCGCCTTACGTTAAAACAGCGGAACCGATGCCGATGCTGCGTCCTCCTGATGTGATTCAGCTTGGGGAAGAGGGGGTCGTTGTTGACCGGCGTCCAGGGGGATATTGGAGCGTCCGCTTTGCCAGAGGAGTTTTTTTGCTGGATAGCCAGTTTATAGAGTCCGTGCAGGCGATCGCTGATACCGAATCAGGGACAGAGGCAACTGATGTGCGATCGCACAATGTACTACCGGAGCAAAAATATATCGTTGACCCCAGCTGAGTCAGAGGCGAGCGCGTGTCCTCAAAGCAAGGCGTTCGCCTAGCGCTGACTTGTCAGTTCGCACCTCAACAATCGCTAACCCCGATTAAATTACTTCCGCTTTTTCTGGTTTTTCTTGCGTGACTCCTTGGACATCTTTTTTTTAGACTTGGCTTTGGGATCGCTCTTGCCAGGGCGAAAGCCTTTTGCTTCCTGAGAAATTGATGAACCCGTGAAGCCAGGATCGCTGACCCCCTTTCTTTGAAAGCTCTGGTTAAATTCTTTCTTCGGTAATTCTTCAGGCGACTTCAAGCCCAATCCCACCTGCACATCATCCCAGTCTCCTACCAAGAAACGATCCACGGTATCAGCAGCAAAGACACGCTCTATCAGCGGCGCGGACTCTACCGCCTTCAGATCGACCAGGGAACCTATGAGAAAGCTATTCAATTCTGAGCCGTTTTCTGCAAACGATTCCAGTTGATGGGTGAGAATCGCAACACACTCAGGACGAGCCTCAGGATGATCGATTGCAATGTCTTCCAGACAGTTAAGAGCCGTTGTGCGGGGGAATATCGCCTGAGAGGTATCCGCTAGATAAGCCGCCAGAGCCGGAATCGCGGCTTGCCCGATCATGCTATAGACTAATGGCAGTTCTTCGGCAATCCATTCCCAATAGTTGCTTTCCTCTTTCTCAAACAAGCCCATGAGCGGCTCAATGCCAGCCTCAGCGCGGAGTTGGCCCAATGCTCTCCAGGCATGAATGGGTGCCCAGGATTCGAGCGTGTCTTCATCATCCCGGTATAACTCGTTGTCTGTTGCCATGCGGATCAAGTTAGGAATGTCCGTGGGGGCAATACCGAGTTCCAGATAGTCAGGCCAATTGTCAAAGTCCATCTCGGCGCAATTGCCATAGGTGAGCAGCTGGTTTACTGGTGGTGGATAACTCTCTATGCTCATCTCAACCCCTTTGTTTTCATCTCGATTGCTTCTCCCTAGATTCACTTGAGCTTTGGCACCCTCAAGTCCTCATCTCTATCACGATACCGAGGATGAATCAATATAGATAATTAGTCGCGGGATAGCGAAGCAACGTTACTCTCAAGCGTGCTTCGCCTTCATTAATTCACCGCTACTAGGTGAAAAAGTGAGTTGGGAGGGGAAGATCCCCGGTGCGATCGCCCTCTTGTATTCTTTTCTCTGGCTTCTTCGCAGTTGGTTTAGTTCCTGTGCCTTTTTAGGGTGCGGATGATTGCCTCGCGCTAACTTCTAGAACTAAACGGTCTAGTGCAAGTTGCATCTGGGTACAAACTTTTTCATAGCAAGCATTCACATAAGCGCGATCGCTAGCTGCTGCACGACCATAGCGTTCAAACACAATTGGGGCGAGGACGCGGGTATGAATTTGCACTGGTAGCGGAAAATTCGGGATCGGGCCAATTGCCACTCCCCAAGGCAACCCTAAATAAAGTGGAAATACACCCGTTTCAGCATCTAACTTCCAGGGAAAGCCCCATTCATGCAGTTGTCGCACTTGCTGGTAGAAATCTGCTAGAACAATCAGCGTCTCGTGGGCACCATGAGAAATAATCGGTACAATTGGCGCTTCTTCCCGCAGTGCCAGTTTGATAAATCCCTTACGCCCTGCTAGATGAATTTGATAACGCTGGTTGTAAGGACGAAACATATCTTCAGCCCCGCCAGGATAGACGAGTACGGATGCACCCTTCTGGAGGGCAGCGATCGCTACTTTCGGATGCGCGATCAGCGCCCCTACCTGGGCAGCTGGCACCGCGAAGATAGGAGTTTTCCAAGCTGACGGATGCATGAGTCCATAAGCTAAGCGTTCGTAGCCAAACCGGCGGAACCAGTCATACAAAAACATCGAAGTATCGGGCGAAGCCAAACCTCCATTATGGGAACCGACAACCAGCACCTTCCCTTCGGGGGGCATATGATGCCAGCCATCCGTTTGAACCCGAAAATAGTGGCGGTAGAACCATTCCCATACCGGCATCCAAGCTTTAATCACATCGGGATTTCGCTCTTCTAGCGACCAACCATCAAACTGATGACCGGCGGTTTTGCCGTCACTGCCTCTGCTACCCGTAGAAACATTAATATTGTCAAACAATGGTTCTTAACCACCCGAAACTCATAAATTGCGTTCTTTAGGATAATCTGCTGCCGAGTCTATTGGCAAACATTTTCCCTTTTTCTAGCGATCGTTTCCCAATCTTTTTCGGTTAAGGCTCGATCCCCAAACCCTGATTAACAAAAGGGGCAAATTTCCTCCCTTTTAAGGGGCTAGGGAAGGGATTTCTAAGGAGCGAACACCACTAAGGGGACATATTGCATTGCTTTTGCTCTCAGTTTACCTATCTTGCCCTCATTTCTACCTTTTGTGTTGTCTGCGCCTGGAGTGGTTCATTTCTTTTCTGGAATTACCAAGTCTGCAATTAAAGGTCGGTGGTCTGAACCAACATTCGGCCCAGTGCGAATATTCTTGACTTTAATTTCTGGACTGATTAAACAATGATCGATAGGAATGGATAAAGCAAAAGAGAAAGGTGGGAGAGTTTGAGAATAAGAAGCTTTCATAGGCCAACTCGGTAGAATCCCAAATCCTTTCTGGGCATTATGCAGCCCAGTTTTATTGATAAATCTTTTGTAATAAGGAGACCACATAGTTATATTTAAATCCCCAACCATTACAACTGGGGTTTTCAATTTTTGTATATATTGGCTGATTTTGTCTAGCTGTTGATTCCGAGAATGAAAGAAGGTAGGTTTGACGGGCGGTAGCGGATGAGTGGCAATCAGGGAAATCAATTGTCCGTTCATCGTAAAGTTGCCAACAATACTATTATTTTTATCTGTCCCAAAAAGATTGATAGAAGCGTTGGTGAGAGGCTGCTTACTATAAACGGCGATACCTAGATTATAAGGATTAGGTTTTTTAATGGAGTAGGGAAGAATATCAAGAAGAGAATCTAATTGTTTTATCCAAGCGTCGTTAACTTCTAAAAAGACAGTAATTTCTGGTTTTTCTTTTCTAACGACAGATAATATTTTTGAATAGCTTTTATTTTGCGTATTCAGATTTGAGCTTAAAATTCGGATAGATTCAATATTATTCCCCGGTTTTGGCGATAGAGAAATATACCAAGGGAGTATCTCTGCTAAGAGTAGAGAAATACAAAATAGGCTAATCAAGATTAAGAGTTTTTTGCGAGTCAGTAAGAGTAAGGCAAATAACACTAACCCTACAATGAGATATTGCAGTTTAAAGTGAGAAAGCTGTTCTAAAAAGATATTCCAGCCAACTAAGCTAAGCAAAGAAAGCAGCGTTATCCCCAAAATCCCCAAGAATAATAAATAGGGAATTAGCTTGATGAAGAGATGGTTGTGGGAATTTTTATTCAGCGATCGCATACACGGTATCACCAGCGCCTCCCTTGAGCGTACCAGGTTGAACGCGGGTGGGGCTAGAGCTGTCTCATCTACATAGACAACTCTATTTTTGCGGAAGATGGGGCCAAATGAGCACGATCGCTAACCGGAGTGACTCCCCCACCATTGAAAAACGCACCGTTTCATCCGCCGTCTTCTCCCACTGCAACAACTGCTTTTGGAACGTCTGGTCTTGCTTTGCTCGCTTTACCAGCGCCTGACTAATCATTGTCTTTTGGATTTCTTCGGTCGAGATCCCCTCGTTCTTCAGGAAATTCAACAACCGCTGCACGCTTTCGACCAACTGCTCTGGCGCTTGGGAGAGGATAATCAGTTGGATCTGTTTCACCACCTCTTGATAAATCCGCAGCCGATAATCGGGTGGAGGCGACGGTAGTAACGGTGGCGGTGGTGGTGGCGGTACCTTCAGCGTTACAGGTGGATTTTCTGGGCGAACCTTGATTTCCAGCAGATCCAAGATCGCTTGTCGCTTAGACTCCACCAACTGGAGCATCTCCGGGTAGATCTGCAAAACTCGTTGAGACAGAGTTTTCGCATTCACAAAATGACTCGACGCCAGTTTTAGCAGATACTGCTCCTCCTGGGGTTGGTAAGACTTAATACTGAGTTGCAAGTCAGGAGAATCGAGTTGCACCTGAGCCAAAGTAAACACTAGCGCTTCCCAATTCGGAGCTTCTTTCAAAAAAACTTCTATGGTAGTGGCACCCTCCGCACCCTCCGCGTCCCCGGTGCTATCGTCCTTGCCAAATTCCCCCGGCTCAAAATCCCGACCGATTGGAAAGCGCTCAGTCGGTTTTTTAGTCGCGTAATTAAACCGGGTAAAAACATAACGGCACTCCACCTTAGAAAGATCGACATCCTCAAGATGCCAGTTGCTGATGCAACAGCCGGTCAGTTGCGCTTGGTCCAGATTGGTGCGAATCAGATGACTTTCTAGAAGATAGGCGTCGCCCAAATTTGCCTCGGACATCGTGCAGTCGCCCAGGTATGCCCCGCTCAAATCAGCTTTCCGCAGATCCGCCCCGCGTAAATTTGCCTCGCTCAAGTCGGCACGTAACAAATACACATCCTGCAAGATCGCTCGCAGTAAATAAGCTTTTCGCAAACTGGCTTTGAGTAAATACGCTCCCGTTAAATTTACCCGACTCAAGTCAGCACTATTGAGAATCGCCTCGCTCAAATCGGCACCGATGAGAATTGACCGATGCAAGTCTGCCTCAGTCAAATTTGCCGCCCGCAAGTAGGCTGAACTGAGGTCGGCTTCCGTCAAGTTGGTGCCGACTAAAATTGCATCTCGTAAATTCGCAGCTTCTAGATGCGCTTCCCGAAGATTTGCACTGCTGAGGTTTGCGCCAACCAAGCTAGCGCGACGGAGATTTGCCTCCATCAACTCGGCTTCGATTAACTGAGTGCCGTTGAGTTTGGCATTTTCGAGATTGATTTGATCCAGCTTCGCCCTACGCAAGTCAGCACCGCTCAAGTCGGCTTCTTGAAGCACCGCCCAGTTGAGGTCGGCGTCTTGGAGAGTGGCTAAACGCAAGTCCACTTTCACCATCCGAGCGCGACTCAAAATTGCCTGGTTAAGATTGGCACCTGTGAGGTTGACACTCCGCATATCGGCTTGGCGCAGACAAGCACCAATCAGCTTGGATTGGTTCAGAGAAGCCCAACTGAGGTTGGCACCGCTCAAGTTCGCTCCGGTTAAGTTTATATCGCGGAGATTGACCCCGCCGAGGCTGGCTCCACTGAGGTCTACATAGGAAAAATCGCGTTCTCCTTGTCGGTACCGATCGAGGAAGTTATGTATTTGCACACCCTTGAAGGATAAAAATTATTAAATTTTAAAAATAAAAAATTTAAAAGGCAAAATTTTTAGGGATTTCCTTCTTTATTTTGCCTTTTAAATGAGTAAAACTTGGCTCTTTTATGGTACCCAGCGCGGATGAAATCCAGCGAAAGGCAGCGCCTCTGGTTGGATCTGGGCTTGGGGTTGTGCAGCTTCTGGCTGGCTCAGGGGAAGCAGCCAAAGGCGACTGGTCGCGATCGCTTGTCCTTCACTGGTTCTCAAACTGTCTGCCGCGGTTGCCGTCTCGTTGGTCACAACTTGGTCAAACAGCAGCGCTAACCCATCCGGTGCCAGACTCATCTGAATATCCCGCTGGGTGGGCAGGAGCAACAGCGGCTCGATCGCCTTTGCATCCAGAGTCCCTTTCTCTGTCTGGAGGTCAATTTCCGCAATGTAAGGCTGTTCTTGGTACTCTTCTCCTGGCAGTAACTGAGTCAGCAGGCAGTAGAGCGTTTCCTTATAAGGAGCAAACTGACAGTTGAGGATTGAGCCATTTGTTCGCAGCAGTTCTTTCTGTGCGCCTTGGTTGGTGACTAAAAAGAGCGATCGCGTGTAATCTGTATTAAATTTCACCATCGCTGCTGCCGAGCCATCTCTGGCAAAATCCAGCGCCATCCCAAACTTGGGCAGAAAATCTAGCGGTTTGGCTCCTGGTGTCAGCGGCAGAATCGCGATGCCCTCTCCCTGAGCGCTTGCCACCGAGGCACTATCCGGCGCAATCAAAAAATCCCCGCCCGGTTGGTTATTCAGCGGTTGCGGCGGTGCATTCGGTCGGACTACCCACAAGCCAAATTCGGCTGGATTTTGGCTGTTCACCCGCTGAACAACAATCGTTTGCCCATCCGCCGCTAAGTCAAATTTGAGATTCTGGTAATTTTTATTATCTAAAACC
This portion of the Coleofasciculus sp. FACHB-T130 genome encodes:
- a CDS encoding acyltransferase family protein; the protein is MRLTSLDVFRGIAIAGMILVNQAGVADQVYPFLEHAEWHGCTLADLVFPFFLFIVGGAMTFSLSKYAEGNRPTADVYRQILRRAAILFILGLLLNGFWNYDFSSIRIMGVLQRISLAYLVAALIVLNVPRKGQWVLAALLLIGYWMAMSLIPVPDYGAGVLTREGNFGAYIDRLIIGTAHLYKGDNFNSMGDPEGLFSTLPAVVTVLTGYFTVDWIRTQPVQSRTSIGLVLFGIACLVAGWAWGLTFPINKKLWTSSFVLFTTGWALLLLAACYELMEVRKFRRWGKPFEVMGLNAIFAFVASVVLIKILAKTHVGTGETAPTTYNWIYENAFVSWAGAMNASLLFAIMTLLFWWAILYAMYRQKWFLKI
- a CDS encoding nucleoside deaminase codes for the protein MKIEKFMKIALEEAKLGDAPYGAVIVKDNQVIIKAHNTVETDNDPTAHAELNAIRCLTKEMKNPSLEGYTLYTTCEPCPMCTTACIWAGISEIIFGASIQDLIEAGVPQLDLSSEEIIRKGFKKIKVTKGILKEEALQLFNHSCG
- a CDS encoding sirohydrochlorin chelatase translates to MPSINSTDLMGLQSPTPQSIQLPPLPLRRPLLMVGHGTKDEDGRQSLLDFADAYQALDPSRPVLPCFLELTTPTIQEGVDRCVEEGYTELSVLPILLFAARHNKFDVTNELDRARVRHPQVKFYYGRHFGITPGILDLWRSRLSELDQPQYNRSETVLLFVGRGSSDPDANSDVYKLARILWEGSGYATVETCFIGITHPRLEEGFRRARLYEPKRIIVLPYFLFTGVLVKKIFDITAQQQEQYPDISMTCLPEMGIHPQLLSVLREREIETQLGQVQMNCEMCKFRIAANSNSNGHTPAHDHSHHGHGHGHGHGHGHGHGHGHGHDHAHPAEDPYRNVEQYHQKIWQAP
- the sipA gene encoding regulatory protein SipA — its product is MSKEFVIGERVRVVTLPPYVKTAEPMPMLRPPDVIQLGEEGVVVDRRPGGYWSVRFARGVFLLDSQFIESVQAIADTESGTEATDVRSHNVLPEQKYIVDPS
- a CDS encoding lysophospholipid acyltransferase family protein codes for the protein MNVSTGSRGSDGKTAGHQFDGWSLEERNPDVIKAWMPVWEWFYRHYFRVQTDGWHHMPPEGKVLVVGSHNGGLASPDTSMFLYDWFRRFGYERLAYGLMHPSAWKTPIFAVPAAQVGALIAHPKVAIAALQKGASVLVYPGGAEDMFRPYNQRYQIHLAGRKGFIKLALREEAPIVPIISHGAHETLIVLADFYQQVRQLHEWGFPWKLDAETGVFPLYLGLPWGVAIGPIPNFPLPVQIHTRVLAPIVFERYGRAAASDRAYVNACYEKVCTQMQLALDRLVLEVSARQSSAP
- a CDS encoding endonuclease/exonuclease/phosphatase family protein, with the translated sequence MGITLLSLLSLVGWNIFLEQLSHFKLQYLIVGLVLFALLLLTRKKLLILISLFCISLLLAEILPWYISLSPKPGNNIESIRILSSNLNTQNKSYSKILSVVRKEKPEITVFLEVNDAWIKQLDSLLDILPYSIKKPNPYNLGIAVYSKQPLTNASINLFGTDKNNSIVGNFTMNGQLISLIATHPLPPVKPTFFHSRNQQLDKISQYIQKLKTPVVMVGDLNITMWSPYYKRFINKTGLHNAQKGFGILPSWPMKASYSQTLPPFSFALSIPIDHCLISPEIKVKNIRTGPNVGSDHRPLIADLVIPEKK
- a CDS encoding pentapeptide repeat-containing protein; translated protein: MQIHNFLDRYRQGERDFSYVDLSGASLGGVNLRDINLTGANLSGANLSWASLNQSKLIGACLRQADMRSVNLTGANLNQAILSRARMVKVDLRLATLQDADLNWAVLQEADLSGADLRRAKLDQINLENAKLNGTQLIEAELMEANLRRASLVGANLSSANLREAHLEAANLRDAILVGTNLTEADLSSAYLRAANLTEADLHRSILIGADLSEAILNSADLSRVNLTGAYLLKASLRKAYLLRAILQDVYLLRADLSEANLRGADLRKADLSGAYLGDCTMSEANLGDAYLLESHLIRTNLDQAQLTGCCISNWHLEDVDLSKVECRYVFTRFNYATKKPTERFPIGRDFEPGEFGKDDSTGDAEGAEGATTIEVFLKEAPNWEALVFTLAQVQLDSPDLQLSIKSYQPQEEQYLLKLASSHFVNAKTLSQRVLQIYPEMLQLVESKRQAILDLLEIKVRPENPPVTLKVPPPPPPPLLPSPPPDYRLRIYQEVVKQIQLIILSQAPEQLVESVQRLLNFLKNEGISTEEIQKTMISQALVKRAKQDQTFQKQLLQWEKTADETVRFSMVGESLRLAIVLIWPHLPQK